A stretch of the Methylacidiphilum caldifontis genome encodes the following:
- a CDS encoding menaquinone biosynthesis decarboxylase, with translation MAIHCFEQFAQRLEEEGELIRIKGPVHTELEITALADREMKSQGGGYALFFEKPILLKGKISHFPLLINAFGSWKRMEIVLGKKIDEIVEEIQALLKAETPQGFFEGLKLIRKGIDFFKSRPRMVSSAHCQEEVVLLDQENPPLGLLDLPVLKCWPKDGGGYITLPQVFSVDPLTEKRNVGMYRIQVFDQKTAAMHWQIHKVGARHSQQYAIEKKLMPVAICLGGDPLLTFAATAPLPDGVDEVVFAGFLRKEGIPMVRCKTIDLEVPAEADIVIEGIVDPLDLRAEGPFGDHTGFYTPVDLYPTFHAKAITFRRKAVFPATIVGIPPMEDYYLGTTSLKMFMPLLKMNFPEVVDIALPPEGVFHNLLFVSIKKQYPFQAYKVMHGLWGMGQMMFTKIIVVVDEDVDVHNTSQVLFHLCANVDPQRDFLFTRAPCDSLDHAQSLPNIGSHVGIDATKKLPSEGYKREWPEKIVMPKEIIQKMEEKFPRTLWGKK, from the coding sequence ATGGCTATTCATTGTTTTGAACAATTTGCCCAGAGACTGGAAGAAGAAGGAGAGCTTATACGGATCAAAGGGCCTGTACACACTGAACTTGAAATTACTGCTCTTGCCGACCGGGAAATGAAGAGTCAGGGAGGAGGATATGCCCTTTTTTTTGAAAAGCCTATTTTATTGAAAGGAAAAATTTCCCATTTTCCCCTTCTTATTAATGCTTTTGGATCCTGGAAAAGAATGGAGATCGTGTTGGGCAAGAAAATTGATGAAATTGTCGAAGAAATTCAGGCTTTATTAAAAGCTGAAACTCCTCAGGGCTTTTTTGAAGGCTTGAAGCTGATACGTAAAGGGATTGACTTTTTCAAATCTAGGCCGAGAATGGTCAGTTCAGCTCATTGTCAAGAAGAAGTTGTACTTCTCGACCAGGAAAATCCTCCCCTGGGCCTGCTCGATCTGCCTGTTTTAAAATGTTGGCCTAAGGATGGGGGAGGATATATTACCTTGCCTCAAGTTTTTTCAGTGGATCCTCTTACAGAGAAAAGAAATGTGGGAATGTACAGGATACAAGTTTTCGATCAAAAGACGGCTGCTATGCATTGGCAGATTCATAAGGTGGGAGCGCGCCATAGCCAGCAATACGCTATAGAAAAAAAACTGATGCCTGTAGCTATCTGTTTAGGAGGTGATCCCCTGCTCACCTTTGCGGCAACCGCTCCACTCCCTGATGGGGTGGATGAGGTGGTATTTGCAGGCTTCTTAAGGAAAGAAGGCATTCCCATGGTTCGATGCAAAACCATAGATCTTGAGGTACCCGCAGAAGCCGATATCGTCATCGAAGGAATAGTAGATCCTCTTGATCTTAGAGCTGAAGGACCTTTTGGTGATCACACCGGTTTCTATACTCCTGTAGATCTTTATCCTACTTTTCATGCCAAAGCCATTACTTTTCGGCGAAAAGCGGTTTTTCCGGCTACCATTGTGGGTATTCCTCCAATGGAAGATTATTACTTGGGGACGACAAGCCTGAAAATGTTCATGCCCCTGTTGAAAATGAATTTTCCCGAAGTTGTGGATATCGCTCTGCCTCCAGAAGGGGTTTTCCATAACCTTCTTTTTGTTTCGATTAAAAAGCAATATCCTTTCCAGGCTTACAAGGTAATGCATGGATTATGGGGTATGGGCCAGATGATGTTTACGAAAATTATTGTTGTTGTCGACGAGGATGTTGATGTGCATAATACCTCTCAAGTTCTTTTTCATCTTTGTGCCAACGTTGATCCCCAAAGGGATTTTTTATTCACTCGGGCTCCCTGTGATAGCCTTGATCATGCCCAATCGTTGCCAAATATCGGTTCTCATGTGGGCATAGATGCCACAAAAAAGCTCCCCTCGGAAGGTTATAAAAGGGAATGGCCAGAAAAGATTGTTATGCCTAAAGAGATCATTCAAAAAATGGAAGAAAAATTTCCAAGAACACTGTGGGGAAAAAAATGA
- a CDS encoding FAD-dependent oxidoreductase: MKEKFDCIVVGAGPGGTAAAYTLAKAGLNVIQLERGEYPGSKNVQGAVLYAHSLEKMIPDFRKDAPLERFVAEQRIWIVDGDSYVGTTHRANSLNWQTADRYTILRAQFDRWFSKKAQEAGVLLICETTVTDLIKENNRVIGVRTDREEGDLYADVVILADGVNSLLARKAGFRRDILPHEVALGVKETVFIAQETLENRFGVVDNQGVAIEIVGTITQGMLGTAFLYTNKESVSIGMGCLLADLKKKNIPPFEFLESLKNHPAIKPLISGGETKEYAAHLIPEGGYHGIPQIYGEGWMVVGDAAMFVNSIHREGSNLAMETGMLAAQTVIEIKKRGGAFNKEQLSLYRDKLENSFVLKDLRKYRKFHSVFRTNTHFLTTYPQIVNSSFFSLLKVDGTDKKTKERETFKNILKKRSLTGIFQDAIQLWRATR, encoded by the coding sequence ATGAAAGAAAAATTTGATTGCATTGTTGTCGGTGCCGGGCCTGGAGGGACGGCAGCGGCTTACACCCTGGCAAAAGCTGGACTTAATGTCATACAGTTGGAGCGTGGAGAATATCCGGGTTCCAAGAATGTCCAGGGTGCTGTTTTATATGCTCATTCGCTAGAAAAAATGATTCCTGATTTTCGTAAAGATGCTCCTCTTGAGCGGTTTGTAGCTGAGCAGCGAATTTGGATTGTGGATGGCGACTCTTATGTAGGAACTACTCATAGAGCCAACTCGTTAAACTGGCAGACGGCCGATCGGTATACCATATTGCGTGCCCAGTTCGATAGGTGGTTTTCTAAAAAAGCACAAGAAGCGGGTGTTTTGTTGATTTGTGAAACGACAGTAACCGATTTGATCAAAGAAAATAATAGAGTTATTGGGGTTAGAACCGACAGGGAAGAAGGGGATCTTTACGCCGACGTAGTCATTCTGGCTGATGGGGTCAATTCGCTTTTGGCACGAAAAGCGGGATTCAGAAGAGATATTCTTCCTCATGAAGTGGCTTTAGGAGTAAAAGAAACAGTCTTTATTGCACAGGAAACATTGGAAAACCGTTTCGGAGTTGTTGATAACCAGGGAGTAGCCATTGAAATCGTGGGTACGATTACTCAGGGCATGCTTGGAACAGCTTTTCTTTATACCAACAAAGAATCCGTTTCTATTGGGATGGGTTGTCTTTTAGCCGATTTGAAAAAAAAGAATATACCTCCTTTTGAGTTCCTTGAGTCCTTGAAAAATCATCCGGCGATAAAGCCTCTTATTTCAGGAGGGGAAACGAAAGAATATGCTGCCCATTTGATCCCAGAAGGTGGATATCATGGCATTCCTCAGATTTATGGTGAGGGATGGATGGTTGTTGGGGATGCGGCCATGTTTGTCAACTCCATTCATAGAGAAGGATCAAACTTGGCCATGGAAACGGGGATGCTTGCTGCTCAAACCGTGATTGAAATCAAAAAGAGGGGAGGAGCATTCAACAAAGAGCAACTCTCTCTTTATAGGGATAAATTGGAGAACAGTTTTGTTCTTAAAGATCTTAGGAAGTATAGGAAATTTCATTCCGTTTTTAGGACAAATACCCATTTCCTAACGACTTATCCCCAGATTGTAAACTCTTCTTTCTTTTCTTTGCTCAAGGTAGATGGCACAGACAAAAAAACCAAGGAAAGGGAGACCTTTAAAAACATACTGAAAAAAAGATCTCTTACGGGCATTTTTCAAGATGCAATTCAGCTATGGAGGGCGACAAGATGA
- a CDS encoding ferredoxin family protein, whose protein sequence is MIQVEEKLYQNRYRVDEGRPHIKIKDREICSLCSHKICTVLCPAGCYRKGTDSAVSLITDGCLECGTCQVICLEHKNILWEYPRGGYGILYKFG, encoded by the coding sequence ATGATACAGGTTGAAGAAAAACTCTACCAGAACCGCTATCGTGTCGACGAAGGAAGACCGCATATTAAGATCAAGGATCGGGAAATCTGTTCATTATGCTCCCACAAGATCTGTACCGTTCTTTGCCCTGCTGGGTGTTATCGGAAAGGCACAGATAGCGCGGTTTCCTTGATTACCGATGGTTGTCTGGAATGTGGAACATGTCAGGTCATTTGCCTTGAGCATAAAAACATACTCTGGGAGTATCCCAGGGGAGGATATGGGATTCTCTATAAGTTTGGTTAA
- a CDS encoding quinol:electron acceptor oxidoreductase subunit ActD: MNGNPSREISLVGLPERTKGEVEIARPPLLPSHITLSSISRIVFSILSTPMGKWWKWTISITSSLAVVSFLTMVYVISTGIGVWGNQSPVVWGWPIVDFVFWIGIGHAGTLISAILLLSRQKWRNAVNRAAEASAIFAVASGAIFPAIHIGRQWMGWYLFPVPWSAGIWQNLRAALMWDVFAVLTYLTVSLLYWYLGMIPDFATLREKEKNPFKKRLWAILSLGWLGSASQWIHYEMGYLCLAGILTPLVLSVHSFVSCDFASTILPGWHATIFPPYFGVGAIFGGFAMILVLLIPSRALIPKLKELILDEHINQMGKWLLATGSMVGYVYLIELFTAWYSANPYERYAFLNRIKGPYFWAFWSMLFCNSIAPQFLWIKSIRGNPLSLFFVALLANVGMWLERFVIIIISLHRDFLPSSWRIYVPTIIDVLLYVGSIGLFLTLFLLFLRFLPSVAMFEVKTLVHPPLKHKNIPLFSSGEEHKMQEELALASNFSTLSGQKDDSMTPEKGKDLYGIGAEFSSPELLCRAAEKLKLLGFRQFELYSPYPFHELSEVGTLKKSWVSRIVLLGGIVGFFLALILVSTISLPRPSLLKPMLSSSLLSLFYPLVVQGKPYFSLPTFIPIFFELTALFASFGAFFGILFCGGLFKFYHPLFSWKRYNDRGMDDGFFLVVKKTDPLFSSNLYSMLFRLGASGVDPIAEY; the protein is encoded by the coding sequence ATGAATGGAAATCCTTCCCGTGAAATTTCATTGGTAGGATTACCTGAACGGACAAAAGGGGAAGTGGAAATTGCAAGGCCTCCACTCCTTCCTTCTCACATTACCTTATCCTCTATTAGCAGAATCGTATTTAGTATTCTTTCGACCCCAATGGGAAAGTGGTGGAAATGGACCATCTCCATCACAAGTAGTCTTGCAGTGGTCTCCTTTTTGACCATGGTCTATGTGATTTCAACCGGAATTGGGGTATGGGGGAACCAATCTCCAGTGGTTTGGGGTTGGCCTATCGTAGACTTCGTGTTCTGGATTGGAATTGGACATGCAGGAACCCTCATATCGGCTATTTTACTTTTATCCCGACAAAAATGGAGAAATGCTGTTAATAGAGCTGCAGAAGCTTCAGCAATCTTCGCTGTAGCCAGTGGAGCCATATTCCCCGCAATTCACATTGGAAGACAATGGATGGGCTGGTATCTGTTTCCTGTCCCCTGGTCAGCGGGAATTTGGCAAAACCTAAGAGCAGCTCTCATGTGGGATGTCTTTGCTGTGCTGACTTACCTTACCGTCTCATTGCTTTATTGGTATTTAGGGATGATCCCTGACTTTGCAACTTTAAGAGAAAAAGAAAAAAATCCTTTTAAAAAAAGGCTTTGGGCTATTCTTTCATTGGGTTGGCTTGGTTCGGCTAGCCAGTGGATTCACTATGAAATGGGCTATCTCTGCCTTGCGGGGATTCTTACCCCTTTGGTTCTTTCCGTGCATTCTTTTGTTTCCTGCGATTTTGCTTCGACGATTCTTCCTGGCTGGCATGCAACGATTTTTCCACCCTATTTTGGTGTGGGTGCGATTTTCGGTGGATTTGCGATGATCCTTGTGTTGCTCATCCCTAGCCGAGCCCTTATTCCAAAGCTCAAAGAGTTAATTTTAGATGAGCATATCAACCAGATGGGTAAATGGCTTCTAGCTACTGGATCAATGGTCGGTTATGTTTATTTGATAGAGCTTTTCACAGCATGGTACAGTGCTAATCCCTATGAGCGCTATGCTTTTTTGAATCGGATCAAAGGTCCCTATTTTTGGGCTTTTTGGTCTATGCTTTTTTGTAACAGTATCGCCCCTCAATTTCTTTGGATAAAATCTATTCGTGGTAATCCTCTTTCCCTCTTTTTTGTTGCTCTTTTGGCCAACGTGGGCATGTGGCTTGAACGCTTTGTCATCATTATTATTTCCCTTCATAGGGATTTCTTGCCTTCATCCTGGAGAATCTATGTTCCTACAATCATTGATGTGTTGCTTTATGTGGGGTCCATAGGCCTTTTCTTGACTCTTTTTCTTCTCTTTTTACGTTTTCTACCCTCTGTAGCGATGTTTGAAGTTAAAACACTTGTTCATCCTCCTTTAAAGCATAAGAATATCCCTTTGTTTTCCTCCGGAGAGGAACATAAAATGCAGGAAGAATTAGCGTTGGCAAGTAATTTTTCGACTTTGTCTGGCCAAAAGGATGACTCAATGACACCGGAGAAAGGAAAGGATCTCTATGGGATTGGTGCAGAATTTTCTTCTCCTGAGCTTCTCTGCAGGGCAGCAGAAAAGCTAAAGCTTTTAGGCTTTAGGCAATTTGAACTTTATAGTCCTTATCCTTTTCACGAACTTTCCGAAGTAGGCACACTTAAAAAATCTTGGGTATCTCGTATCGTTTTGCTGGGAGGCATAGTGGGCTTTTTTTTGGCCTTGATTCTTGTAAGCACCATCTCACTACCTCGTCCAAGCCTATTGAAGCCTATGCTCAGTAGTTCTCTTCTTAGCCTTTTTTACCCCCTCGTCGTACAAGGCAAACCCTACTTTAGCTTGCCTACGTTTATCCCTATTTTTTTTGAATTGACCGCTCTGTTCGCTTCATTCGGTGCTTTTTTTGGGATATTGTTCTGTGGAGGCTTATTTAAGTTTTACCACCCTCTGTTTTCATGGAAAAGATATAACGATCGAGGGATGGATGACGGCTTTTTCCTCGTGGTCAAAAAAACAGATCCTCTTTTTTCTTCTAATCTTTATTCAATGCTTTTTCGACTTGGAGCGAGCGGAGTGGATCCTATTGCCGAATATTGA
- a CDS encoding SIR2 family NAD-dependent protein deacylase, producing the protein MDNASVESCIEEILKAIDSGQVVPYLGPGILGLSKEGASLPQNPEMLSERLASLVAVPSRIRKNLWSTSQYIENYRHRKTLKALLSQLFDGECEPNELQQWIARIPRLPLVVDVWYDGSLSLALKERPSWGQIQGVSQAEYPGSWVKAYNAEDKEVEISEAYSWNTVLYKPLGSVKPQKNFIISDSDYVEVLTEIDIQTPIPDLIKELRKAKQFLFLGCRFQSQIERTWARQITKRSSSSHWAVISSPLTKNEARFLSELNIKQLDISLEDFVQKFLSFSPASSL; encoded by the coding sequence ATGGATAATGCGAGCGTTGAGAGTTGTATAGAAGAGATTTTGAAAGCCATTGATTCTGGACAAGTTGTTCCCTATCTAGGTCCAGGGATATTAGGGTTAAGCAAAGAAGGGGCATCTCTTCCACAAAATCCAGAAATGCTTTCAGAAAGGCTTGCCTCTTTGGTTGCCGTTCCCTCCAGGATAAGGAAAAACCTATGGAGTACCAGCCAATACATCGAAAATTATAGGCATAGAAAAACACTAAAAGCCCTTTTAAGCCAGCTATTCGATGGAGAATGCGAACCCAACGAATTACAGCAATGGATAGCTCGAATTCCACGGCTCCCTCTTGTTGTGGATGTTTGGTATGATGGCTCACTGAGTTTAGCTTTGAAAGAAAGGCCGTCTTGGGGACAGATTCAAGGTGTAAGTCAGGCGGAATATCCTGGTAGTTGGGTAAAAGCTTACAATGCCGAGGATAAAGAGGTAGAAATTAGCGAGGCGTATAGCTGGAATACGGTCCTCTATAAACCATTGGGTTCAGTCAAACCCCAAAAAAATTTTATCATATCCGATTCGGATTATGTTGAGGTGTTGACCGAAATCGATATCCAGACTCCTATACCTGATCTTATAAAGGAATTAAGGAAAGCAAAACAGTTTCTTTTCCTCGGTTGCCGTTTCCAGAGTCAAATTGAAAGGACTTGGGCAAGACAGATCACCAAGCGATCATCCTCTTCCCATTGGGCTGTTATTTCAAGTCCCCTTACAAAAAATGAAGCCCGTTTCCTTTCTGAGCTGAATATTAAGCAGCTGGACATATCCCTGGAAGACTTTGTCCAAAAGTTTCTTAGTTTTAGCCCTGCTTCCTCTTTATAA
- a CDS encoding NAD-dependent epimerase/dehydratase family protein yields the protein MTKKILISGAAGFLGFSTSKRLLEEGFKVLGIDNLNPYYSVRLKEARLKILSSYTEFLFEKVDLIDKMRIEALFLDFKPQCVIHYAAQAGVRYSLIDPYSYAQSNVSGSIPILESCRKGGIEHFILASSSSVYGMNRIIPFKVNHPADHPVSIYAATKKAAELIAHAYSHLFEIPISCLRFFTVYGPWGRPDMAYYKFTQSIYSEQPIEVYAEGKLKRDYTYVDDVVEAVIRLIDSPPKKGKEQLGDFTDPSISTAPFRIHNVGNRQPEDIITLVKLIENYLGKKAHIKFLPMPPGDVECTYADTTTLEKEIGYSPKTSLEEGIRRFVQWFCTEGYRF from the coding sequence ATGACAAAGAAGATATTGATCAGTGGTGCGGCGGGTTTCCTCGGATTTTCTACTTCAAAGCGCCTTCTTGAAGAGGGATTCAAAGTACTGGGTATTGATAATCTCAATCCCTATTATTCGGTTAGACTCAAAGAAGCTCGGCTAAAAATACTGAGCAGCTATACTGAATTTTTGTTCGAGAAGGTTGACTTGATAGATAAAATGAGGATAGAGGCACTTTTTTTAGACTTTAAGCCCCAATGCGTAATTCATTACGCAGCACAGGCTGGTGTAAGGTATAGCTTGATCGATCCTTATAGCTATGCACAATCTAATGTCTCTGGAAGCATCCCTATTTTGGAGTCTTGTCGTAAAGGAGGAATAGAGCACTTTATTTTGGCTAGTTCAAGTTCTGTTTACGGGATGAACCGAATCATTCCTTTTAAAGTCAATCATCCAGCGGATCATCCTGTAAGTATTTATGCGGCTACAAAAAAGGCAGCCGAACTTATAGCTCATGCATATAGCCATCTCTTTGAAATCCCCATAAGCTGCTTGCGTTTTTTTACGGTCTATGGACCATGGGGGCGACCCGACATGGCATACTATAAATTTACCCAATCGATTTATTCTGAGCAGCCTATCGAAGTGTACGCTGAGGGTAAACTCAAAAGGGATTATACCTACGTGGATGATGTTGTTGAGGCAGTAATTCGACTGATTGATTCTCCCCCGAAAAAAGGAAAAGAGCAATTAGGAGACTTCACAGATCCTTCAATAAGTACGGCTCCCTTTCGGATCCATAATGTGGGTAATAGACAGCCTGAAGACATTATCACGCTGGTCAAATTAATCGAGAACTATTTGGGAAAGAAAGCTCATATAAAATTCTTGCCTATGCCTCCAGGAGACGTGGAGTGTACTTATGCCGATACGACAACACTTGAAAAGGAGATTGGTTATAGCCCCAAGACTTCCCTTGAAGAAGGAATACGGCGTTTTGTCCAGTGGTTTTGTACCGAAGGTTACCGGTTTTAA
- the nifW gene encoding nitrogenase-stabilizing/protective protein NifW — MADSFLKRMEKLEAAEDFFRLLEIPFDMKVLRVYRLHILQRFHDYIAAGTMDLKSKTEEQLKQYYGSLLAKAYEDFIHSTAQEEKVFKVFKEQEQPAAPSKGVQFVSLDSLIGSSKLKRKKV, encoded by the coding sequence ATGGCTGATTCTTTTTTAAAACGGATGGAAAAGCTCGAGGCTGCTGAAGATTTCTTCAGGTTGCTGGAGATTCCCTTCGATATGAAAGTCCTGAGGGTGTATAGGCTTCATATCCTCCAGAGATTCCACGATTATATTGCGGCAGGAACCATGGATCTAAAAAGCAAAACCGAAGAACAACTCAAGCAATATTACGGCTCCTTGCTTGCAAAAGCCTACGAAGACTTTATCCATTCTACAGCCCAGGAGGAAAAGGTTTTTAAAGTTTTTAAAGAGCAAGAGCAACCTGCTGCCCCAAGCAAAGGGGTGCAGTTCGTCTCTTTGGATTCCTTGATTGGCAGCTCAAAACTGAAAAGAAAAAAAGTTTAA
- a CDS encoding electron transfer flavoprotein subunit alpha/FixB family protein, with amino-acid sequence MAEGAEKTKSSKRKKIALDPKLAEYRGIWVFIEQEEGIAHPVSWELLGRARYLATTLEVEVAAVVFGESQEKVEKITAEALSYGADKVYQVVDPALCDYRSDPYTDCLVNLVRKYKPEILLLGATALSRDLASSVATLLETGLTADCTELSIDVESRSLEATRPTFGGSLLCTILTLNYRPQMATARPGVLPIPTAEPGRKGIVIREQMQIDEEKILTKVLSFIPEPYKTAEKLSTAEVVVGGGRGLKQPGHFALLRELADLLGGEVGGTRPVVQAGWLEAERQIGQTGKTIRPKIYIAVGISGAIQHRVGIEKAGMIVAINSDPNAPIFDYADIGIVGDFLEIIPALIRVLKKRQSTKTELHAKDKPFEIELK; translated from the coding sequence ATGGCTGAAGGAGCAGAGAAAACAAAATCGTCAAAAAGAAAAAAGATTGCGTTAGACCCAAAACTCGCTGAGTACAGGGGGATATGGGTATTTATAGAGCAAGAAGAGGGGATAGCTCATCCTGTAAGTTGGGAGTTGTTGGGAAGAGCTCGATATTTGGCAACAACCTTGGAAGTTGAAGTTGCGGCGGTCGTTTTTGGGGAGAGCCAAGAAAAGGTTGAAAAGATAACGGCAGAAGCTTTGAGTTATGGGGCTGACAAAGTCTACCAGGTAGTAGATCCCGCTCTTTGCGATTACAGGAGTGATCCCTATACCGATTGCTTGGTCAACTTGGTAAGGAAATATAAACCTGAAATTCTTTTGCTCGGAGCGACCGCCTTGAGTCGGGATCTTGCCAGTAGTGTAGCAACCCTTCTCGAAACAGGACTAACCGCTGACTGCACTGAACTGTCCATCGATGTGGAAAGCCGTAGTTTAGAAGCAACGCGGCCCACTTTTGGAGGAAGCCTTCTTTGTACGATATTGACCTTAAATTATAGACCCCAGATGGCAACGGCAAGGCCCGGGGTATTGCCCATCCCCACTGCCGAGCCGGGTAGAAAAGGGATAGTTATCCGTGAACAGATGCAGATTGATGAAGAGAAGATACTTACCAAGGTATTGAGCTTTATCCCTGAGCCTTATAAGACGGCCGAAAAACTCTCTACAGCAGAAGTCGTAGTGGGGGGAGGAAGAGGGCTAAAACAACCGGGTCATTTTGCTCTTTTAAGAGAGCTTGCCGATCTTTTAGGTGGGGAAGTAGGAGGAACCCGACCTGTGGTCCAGGCTGGCTGGCTAGAAGCGGAAAGACAAATAGGACAGACGGGCAAAACAATAAGGCCTAAAATCTATATTGCTGTGGGGATATCGGGGGCGATCCAGCATAGGGTAGGAATCGAGAAAGCGGGTATGATTGTGGCCATTAATAGTGATCCCAACGCCCCGATTTTTGATTATGCGGACATCGGTATTGTTGGAGATTTTCTTGAAATTATTCCCGCTTTGATCCGAGTACTCAAGAAAAGGCAATCTACAAAAACCGAGCTACACGCTAAAGATAAACCGTTTGAAATTGAGCTCAAATGA
- a CDS encoding DUF6941 family protein has product MEQEPALCQAILFSEFVLREKGTDKLSIINSFNKLYFPQFPFFTPPFFLSLLLTHLRGKISSFDVTARVEDPNSGHVLTSSSAKIDFSPDSPPFEETTTLDLVIPLPPFMVSQKGNYSVVVLVNNEKIGERILPVLPFPPGLTMPHPFKPLFPPPPS; this is encoded by the coding sequence GTGGAACAAGAACCGGCTCTTTGTCAGGCTATTTTGTTTTCTGAATTTGTCTTAAGAGAAAAAGGAACCGATAAGCTTTCTATCATTAACTCTTTCAACAAGCTTTATTTTCCCCAGTTTCCTTTTTTTACTCCCCCTTTCTTCCTTTCTTTGTTGCTTACTCACTTGCGTGGTAAAATTTCATCTTTCGATGTGACAGCGAGGGTTGAAGATCCAAACTCTGGTCATGTACTGACGAGTTCTTCAGCAAAGATCGACTTTTCCCCAGACAGTCCCCCTTTTGAAGAAACGACAACCCTTGATCTTGTTATTCCTCTTCCCCCCTTTATGGTTAGCCAAAAGGGCAACTACAGTGTAGTCGTCCTTGTCAATAACGAAAAAATAGGCGAGAGGATATTGCCCGTTCTGCCTTTTCCCCCAGGATTGACAATGCCTCATCCTTTCAAACCTCTTTTTCCCCCTCCTCCCTCATGA
- a CDS encoding electron transfer flavoprotein subunit beta/FixA family protein, with the protein MHAVILVKQVPDSSQIRVHPQTGTIMRQGVPAILNPYDLYALEEALQLKDKYGAFLTVLSMGPLQAENALRKALSYGVDEAILLSDRAFAGSDTLATSYALAAALRKIDSYRKIDIVFTGKQTIDGDTGQVGPGVARRLGFQLLTYVQEISHVDFNKKTVMVHRKSERGIQVVASKLPCLITVLEGKKTIRYASLPHMIRAARAPVKIWNRLEAGIEELSKIGLKGSPTVVGKVFAPQNSRGPAEKLEGRNPEETCTLLVEKILEKYPEMEKKWV; encoded by the coding sequence ATGCATGCTGTTATTTTGGTAAAACAAGTGCCCGATTCAAGCCAGATCCGGGTGCATCCCCAAACAGGGACTATCATGCGTCAAGGAGTTCCCGCTATTTTAAACCCCTATGATTTATATGCTCTAGAAGAGGCTTTGCAGCTTAAGGATAAATATGGAGCATTCTTAACTGTTCTTTCCATGGGTCCTCTGCAAGCAGAAAATGCCTTGAGAAAAGCCCTTTCTTATGGAGTGGATGAGGCTATTCTTTTATCGGATAGGGCATTCGCTGGCTCTGATACCCTTGCTACATCCTACGCACTGGCCGCAGCACTTAGAAAGATCGACTCTTATAGGAAGATAGACATCGTTTTTACAGGGAAACAAACTATTGATGGGGATACGGGACAAGTGGGACCCGGTGTTGCGCGACGTCTTGGTTTCCAGCTACTTACCTACGTCCAAGAAATCAGCCATGTCGATTTTAACAAAAAGACGGTTATGGTTCATCGAAAAAGTGAGAGAGGCATCCAGGTTGTGGCTTCAAAGCTTCCCTGCCTGATTACCGTGCTCGAAGGCAAAAAAACCATTCGTTATGCTTCCCTACCTCATATGATTAGGGCTGCGAGGGCACCTGTAAAAATATGGAACCGTTTGGAAGCTGGTATAGAAGAGCTTTCAAAAATTGGTCTTAAAGGATCTCCAACGGTTGTGGGCAAAGTGTTTGCCCCACAAAATTCTAGAGGCCCAGCAGAAAAATTAGAGGGTAGAAATCCAGAAGAAACCTGCACTCTTTTAGTAGAAAAAATTTTAGAAAAATATCCAGAAATGGAAAAAAAGTGGGTTTGA
- a CDS encoding lipid-binding SYLF domain-containing protein — MYGSLLLLLSFFFLSTPLRASWDFQKTIDHSTDVVKEFKKDPKKGIPESVFNKAKGVAVLRVSEAGFIFSGESGHGLVIARQGNSWSAPSAISASGMGFGLQVGGETTHYIFILNTKKAVDTFARGGKFKLKGEMEGVAGPTTETAHRPKSHIYVYKRSKGFFGGLALSGLDIAEAKDTNKRYYHREVSSSEILSGKVAVPKGAHKLIHALNAPYGSKKS; from the coding sequence ATGTACGGAAGCTTACTTTTGTTGCTTAGCTTTTTCTTTTTGAGCACCCCACTTCGGGCTTCATGGGACTTTCAGAAGACAATAGATCATTCCACAGATGTGGTCAAAGAATTTAAAAAGGATCCCAAAAAAGGTATTCCCGAGTCTGTGTTTAACAAGGCCAAAGGGGTTGCTGTTTTAAGGGTTTCCGAAGCAGGATTTATTTTTAGTGGGGAAAGCGGTCATGGATTGGTCATTGCTAGACAAGGCAATAGTTGGTCAGCCCCATCAGCCATTTCAGCTTCAGGGATGGGATTTGGACTTCAGGTAGGGGGAGAAACAACTCATTATATCTTCATCTTAAATACGAAAAAAGCGGTTGATACTTTTGCGCGGGGTGGAAAATTTAAACTAAAAGGTGAAATGGAAGGGGTTGCAGGGCCTACAACGGAAACTGCACATAGGCCTAAATCCCATATCTACGTTTACAAAAGAAGTAAAGGTTTTTTTGGAGGACTTGCCTTATCAGGATTAGACATAGCGGAAGCCAAGGACACCAACAAAAGGTATTACCATAGAGAGGTCAGTTCATCTGAGATCCTGAGTGGTAAAGTAGCGGTACCCAAAGGAGCCCATAAACTCATCCATGCTTTGAACGCTCCTTATGGATCCAAAAAGAGCTAA